Part of the Triticum urartu cultivar G1812 chromosome 2, Tu2.1, whole genome shotgun sequence genome, TGGTTGAGCCAGTCGTCCACTCTCTTGAGCTGCTGCAGAAGCCCCGCGACCTGCGAATCGCACGTCGTCGTGTACCCGGCCTCGTTCTCGACGTCGTCCAGGAACTTGTCGATGTACTTGAGGAACCACCGGTTGCATTCCGACCGCAGCGCGACGGCCAGGTCCATGGCGGCACTCAGCTTGCTCCCTTGGGAAGAAGCGTCGGCGGTTTTCCTCGAGGAAGACTTGCTGTTACAGTTGCACTTTGTCTTGGAACAGCAGAGCCGTGGGGTGACAGGCTTTGATTCGGACGGCGATGCCTTTGCGGATTCAGAGGTGGCTCTTGTATGGCTGGAGAGAGGTGAGAGGTCGGCTTCGATGGCTGCTCTGACCCATGAGATGGCGGACTGTTTCCTGTCCAGCGCGGCCTTCATGGCAGCCTTGGCCGAAGCCGAGGAGGTCGAATTGGAACCACCTGACTTCGCTTGACGAAGCCTGGTCTGTGATTGAGCGACGAACATGGCATGGTCCAGTTCTTGGGAGAAGCGCAAGAACCTGTCGATGAGCTCCTTTGGGTCGTCGTCCTTGTCAGATTGCAGTTCAGAGTATGTACTGCAAAAAGAGGGATCAGACATGAAATGAGTTTGACTGCTGTTCTTTCAACATTCATATCAAGTTTGCATGAGTTTTCATTTTTGCTCACCTCAAGCATTTTATCAACTTCTCGGTGGTGGATGCCTCTAGCAATCCATCAAGCACAGCCTGCAGCGCCATGTCTCTCTGCTTCACTGCCTCCTGCCATTGTTGGAACAGAAATTGCAGGCCGTCTTATCAGCAAACAGAACTTACTTTCTTCAGATAATAACAGGAACAGAAGACAACAGAATGTACCTTGCCATGCCTCGTTAAGCTCGAGGAGAGCGAGCTCCACAGCACATTGTCCTCGCACCACCGGATCCCGCTCGTCGCACCGGTGCTCCGCGGTGTCCCCGCCGCGCTGGAGCTCTCTCTGGGCGTCTTGCTTGAGGCGTGCGCGCTCCTCTTGGAGAGCACCTTGAATGCCTTCTCGGCTTTCCTTCTCACCGACTCCAGTGGGTCATTCGTGGTGCCGCTCTGGTTTGGGCCTGATCTCCCTGGAGAAATCTACAGCGTACAAAAATGAAAAATTGACTGAATTAGAAGGTTGAGTTCTTGGGGAAAAAATTGGTCACACAAATTAGAGAAATGGCTATACACTATTGCTGCGTCTCCGGGGGCCGACGGGTCTTATACTGCCGGTGAAATCCCAGTTCCTCCTCGTGGTGGAAATCGACGACGAGACGTCCGATTCGTCATCGTCATCGTCGACGTCGCTGCTGTTGCCGTCGATGGACGCAGCGCTGACCTTCCTGACCTTCTTCAGGAAATCGGCGCCCCTCCGCTCCCCCTCGCTCCTCCTCACCGGCTTTACCGCCGCCGCGCACGCCTCGGACAGAGTCGTGAACGACCGCGACCTGTGGCCGTGGCCCATCGTGGCAGGGGAGCCGGACTGCCACGCCTTCCTCTCCGGGAGGGGCGGCGTCGGCGAGGGCCGGTGCGGACGCGAGCGCGGGCGCGGGCGCTCAGAGACGACCTCCTTATCCTTGACCTCGGCGCGGGCGGAGCAGGCGTCGGCGTCGACGTCGTCGTCCGTGGAGTCGTGCTGGATGCAGGGGTACCGCCCCGGGAGGACGCGGAAGCTGCGGAGCACGGGAGCTGGGACGGAAGGCATGAGGTGGTCGACCTCGATGACCTGGCCGATGTGGAGGCCGTTGGCGAGGATGAGATCGTCGTGGTCGGCGTGGAGGGAGACGTAGCAGGAGCGGGACGAGTCGGAGAGGCGGAGGTAGAAGCCCTGGTGGCCCGAGAATGGGTCGGCGCCGGTGAGCGCCGGCGTGATGTTGGTGACCTGGAGCAGGACGCGGCCGTTGGAGCGGGCACGGGCGCGGGAGCGCGGGGTGGGGGCGTCGTCGGTGTCGGAGGGGTCCGGCGGGCGGAGCAGGCGCTGCAGGCTGCCCGGCCGGAGCGCCGGCCGGTGCGGCGAGGGGTACGAGGCCGGCGGTGGCGCCATCTGACGGCGGGGTCGAGATGGGGGTGGGGAACGGAGAGGAGAGAGGAAGCCGGCGCGAGATGTTCGGCTGATTGATGGGTTGGGAGGAGCCGAGCAAGGTTTGTGGCGGGCGATGCGGCGGTGAGTTTGAACGGCGGTTCGGCCGAGCACGGGGCCTCAACTGCCTGGACTTGGTATTCGTTAGAGTATTGTTAACATTGGGCCCTTCTTCTATTCCCACCTTCCACAAGATGAAGCCTACATAAACTTCAAAACGCCAGGCCCAGTAGGGATGCGATTGGAATTTTCTCTACTAAAAAACTTATCagagagcaactagttaacgagcacTCCTTCAAAAGACTCGCAACGATTAGCGTCACTTGACGCGCTCTCATCCATTCGCCACGTGTCGTGCTCTGTGCGCTTCCTCCGGATTTtggtttttattttatttttccccacgtgtttttggctttttaaacaatttttttgggttttttcgacgttttggtttttCATCGGTCTTCGTTAGCTTTTCAATAAAAAAAATTCACAAGAAAAcgcgttttctttttttttctttcgcgagagtcacggttttgcttccgcgagagacacgattttgctttcgcgagagtcacggccgtgcctctcgaaaacggaaaaaatgcgttttctgttttttttctttcgtgagagtcaTAATTTtacttccgcgagaggcacgggtatgctttcgcgagagtcaagGCCGTGTCTCTCGAAAACGGAAAAAacatgttttctgttttttttctttagcgagagtcatggttttgcttccgcgggatgcacggttgtgctttcgcgagagtcacgaccgtgcctctcggaaagggaaaaaacacgttttttagttttttttcgcgagagtcacggttttgcttccgcaagagacacggttgtgctttcatgagagtcacggtcgtgcctccTCGCAAACGAAAAAAACgcattttctctttctttttttcctttcatgagagtcacggttttgcttttgCGAGACACACGGTTATGATTTCGTGAGAGGCATGGGCGTGTTTCTTTCGAAAAGGGAAAAAACCTGTGCTCCCGGTTCAGttttttcgtccggtttttttcgtgaaaaaagttcgtcaaaacctatcaacataggatctagttttgaagatcttgacgcgaggaatccaacggtGAAAGTGATTCGAgatttggatgcacggtttgagagataaaacattttgaataaacggatctatgaaaaagggaaaactcccaggttgcgacaagtggcgtgctgcatgtgcgccacttgtcgtaACCAGGGGAATTGGAGTgatctttgcaacgagtactcctcAATTAGTGATTTTGAACTTATTACCACTcagaaaaaatactaaaaaacTTATAAAAACTAAAAAAACCTTAAAAAAACTTATCCCTACTCCTAATCCCTACTcttaatggagcagttggtaggCTGTCATCCACGATTTTTTTGTCGCCCCCTTTTCGTCTGGTTTTTTCGTCCCCTCCCCCACCGTATTGGTTATTTTCGCGTCATCCTCTCACATAACGGAAAACAATCTAAACGGATCAAAACTTTCCATGCTGACGTAAATTACTTAGTAATGACTTTATGTGAAAGAATCAATCATGATCaatctctaaagatcaaatctaaattaattaacctTACCTTAAATTGCTCAATCACATTAATTAGGAAACAAATAATTGTTGGGTAACgcattaatttcaaaaaaaatcctacgtacacgcaagattatggtgatgcatagcaacgagaggggagagtgttgtccatgtaccctcatagaccgaaggcggaagcgttatgacaacgcggttgatgtagtcgtacgtcttcacgatcgaccgatcctagtaccgaacgtacgacacctccgcgatatgcacacgttcagctcgctGACGttccacgaactcacgatccagcggagtgtcgagggagagcttcgtcagcacgacggcgtgatgacggtgatgatgaagctaccgacgcagggcttggcctaagcactacgatgatatgaccgaggtggattatggtggagggggcaccgcacacggctaagagatcaatgatcaacttgtgtgtctatggggtgcccccctcccccgtatataaagtagtggaggaggagaggggccggccctctctatggcgcaccctaggggagtcctactcccaccgggagtaggattccccccttccatgtagtaggagtatgagagaaggaaggggaggagaggagaaaggaaacgggggcccccctcccaattcggattgggctaggggggcgcgcctcccaccttttccttccctctcctcttttccactaaggcccaataaggcccatatacttcccggggggttccggtaacctcccggtgctccggaaAATGTCTGAActcatccgaaaccattccgatgtccaaacataggcttccaatatatcaatatttatgtctcgaccatttcgagactcctcgtcatgttcgtgatcaaatctgggactccgaaataccttcggtacatcaaaacacataaactc contains:
- the LOC125541300 gene encoding uncharacterized protein LOC125541300 — protein: MGHGHRSRSFTTLSEACAAAVKPVRRSEGERRGADFLKKVRKVSAASIDGNSSDVDDDDDESDVSSSISTTRRNWDFTGSIRPVGPRRRSNSISPGRSGPNQSGTTNDPLESVRRKAEKAFKVLSKRSAHASSKTPRESSSAAGTPRSTGATSGIRWCEDNVLWSSLSSSLTRHGKEAVKQRDMALQAVLDGLLEASTTEKLIKCLSTYSELQSDKDDDPKELIDRFLRFSQELDHAMFVAQSQTRLRQAKSGGSNSTSSASAKAAMKAALDRKQSAISWVRAAIEADLSPLSSHTRATSESAKASPSESKPVTPRLCCSKTKCNCNSKSSSRKTADASSQGSKLSAAMDLAVALRSECNRWFLKYIDKFLDDVENEAGYTTTCDSQVAGLLQQLKRVDDWLNHVVRQERMLPGPGDRSSRDCVFSEEEENDACERVRRKIYGALLRHVQYAATALENMNSVVTEEEN